From the Halorhabdus utahensis DSM 12940 genome, one window contains:
- a CDS encoding sulfatase: MKHSDIIWVTLDSVRADHTSLSQSDRAKTPHLESVGEIGTAFGECHSHDIWTRSSTASILTGHPPSAHRTWSNSAKLPEQITTIPESLSEQGYRTACVTSNGQISQSTGLGRGFDAFHFINRDTVVQEAGLRSVIKWLTKIRSHSIGLSTAANEHCVGYLSTQIAKRHISNSQGADHPLFLYTHLNDSHHPYIPPGMWESAVSEDLSISVERAEEIARDMSNNLHERIADDDPYSETEWEVLRVLYDALVEYVDHLTGEIISTAREQLQDPIIVVTGDHGEFFGYRGLLAHMLEPSTQVSNVPLAVEGIRGLEDTGLVQHSDVMKTILEDVGVDHSVPAGVDIRDTPREYAFVQRGQDRAEQKLEQIKQHNSDFSDSHYPKATVTSMITPTYRFEVSEESARLYDLPDESNDVSDEYADLVAEFRERYEEWKTDVGEPVGDVRKAEFDEQMKKQLRGLGYLQE; encoded by the coding sequence ATGAAACACTCTGATATAATCTGGGTTACGCTTGATAGCGTACGGGCAGACCACACCTCCCTCTCTCAGTCAGACCGGGCCAAAACGCCACATCTCGAATCCGTAGGCGAGATAGGAACCGCTTTCGGGGAGTGCCATTCACACGATATCTGGACCCGGTCTTCCACTGCCTCCATATTGACCGGACATCCACCATCAGCACACAGGACCTGGTCCAATTCGGCAAAGCTTCCAGAACAGATTACGACAATCCCTGAATCCCTCAGCGAGCAAGGCTACCGAACGGCCTGTGTTACGTCCAATGGACAAATCAGTCAAAGTACTGGGCTGGGTCGAGGCTTCGATGCATTCCACTTCATTAACAGGGACACCGTCGTCCAGGAAGCCGGACTGCGCTCAGTCATAAAGTGGTTAACCAAAATTCGAAGCCATTCGATTGGTCTCTCGACGGCGGCTAACGAGCATTGTGTCGGTTACCTCTCGACACAAATCGCTAAACGCCACATTTCGAATTCCCAGGGAGCGGACCACCCGCTCTTCCTCTATACCCACCTGAATGATTCCCACCACCCATACATTCCGCCAGGAATGTGGGAAAGTGCGGTTTCGGAGGATCTCTCTATCTCGGTGGAACGAGCCGAGGAAATCGCTCGAGACATGAGCAACAACCTGCACGAACGGATCGCCGACGATGATCCGTATTCGGAGACGGAATGGGAGGTACTGAGGGTTTTGTACGACGCCTTGGTCGAGTACGTGGATCACTTGACCGGGGAGATTATCTCAACTGCTCGGGAACAGTTACAAGACCCCATCATTGTCGTGACCGGCGATCACGGAGAATTCTTCGGCTATCGAGGGTTGCTCGCCCACATGCTCGAACCCAGTACGCAAGTATCGAACGTGCCTTTGGCCGTCGAAGGAATTCGGGGCCTCGAGGACACCGGATTAGTTCAACACAGCGACGTCATGAAGACGATCCTCGAGGATGTAGGGGTCGACCACTCAGTGCCAGCTGGTGTAGATATTCGTGATACACCTCGGGAGTACGCATTCGTGCAACGTGGACAGGACAGGGCGGAGCAAAAGCTTGAGCAAATAAAACAACACAACAGCGACTTCTCTGATTCTCACTATCCGAAGGCTACAGTGACGTCGATGATCACTCCGACGTACCGATTCGAAGTTTCTGAGGAAAGTGCCCGCCTCTACGATCTCCCCGATGAATCGAACGATGTAAGCGACGAGTATGCCGACCTGGTAGCCGAGTTTAGGGAGCGGTACGAAGAGTGGAAGACAGATGTCGGAGAACCGGTCGGAGACGTCCGAAAAGCCGAGTTCGACGAACAAATGAAAAAACAACTTCGAGGACTGGGATATCTCCAAGAGTGA
- a CDS encoding flippase, with protein sequence MSVLRKILSDSAFTALLSIINILRGFVVLFLIVNLLGPDSYGIWVTIIAAVSMVSMTASVHLHGALIRYTSSDPSNNQTYSDVLSLATLIGLVTFGIGAIGSVIFSLYSPTVFGFDTPHDLVFATSTLIAVRIPLKVNLNHPRAKGFVKQYEGVRILRNVMEVTALAIIFLLGGNILAGIWGIVGVSVFLNAGIFSYVYIHSGLPRPEVHNVGKYIRYGVPMVPAALSSSLLADIDKYFLLFLLGPAPVGIYSVAERVCKPIVNLTGIFNSTLYPTIASAWDQGDYEVIEKAYEYIFRYYTILAFPGAVGLVLVAEPLLNIISTTEIARQAVPLVPIFILGYFLKGYDNPLRYILTSVERTRTIGIAVTLSLLVNVILNLTLIPTMGLSGAAIATLSAQGVLFFMILYVSFQEVRFEIPWITLVRCSVATVVMAVILMLLDLGNSPASEMLLDIGVGGLSYFAVLFLIGEFSSEDIKLVREKLQSSLQF encoded by the coding sequence ATGAGTGTACTAAGGAAGATTCTATCCGATTCTGCCTTTACTGCTTTGTTGTCGATTATCAATATACTGAGGGGATTCGTCGTCCTCTTCCTGATCGTCAATTTGCTGGGTCCAGATAGTTACGGGATTTGGGTGACCATCATCGCGGCAGTTTCCATGGTCAGCATGACGGCCAGCGTTCATTTACATGGTGCGTTGATCAGATACACCTCATCAGACCCCTCAAACAACCAAACTTACAGCGACGTGCTATCTCTCGCGACACTAATTGGGTTGGTGACGTTCGGTATCGGAGCAATTGGAAGCGTAATTTTCTCACTGTATTCTCCTACTGTATTCGGGTTCGATACTCCCCACGACCTGGTATTCGCCACGAGCACCCTCATCGCAGTCCGCATTCCGTTGAAAGTAAACTTGAATCACCCTCGAGCGAAGGGCTTTGTCAAGCAATATGAGGGAGTCCGGATCCTGCGTAACGTAATGGAAGTCACAGCCCTCGCAATTATATTTCTGCTGGGAGGAAATATCCTGGCTGGGATCTGGGGTATCGTTGGTGTGTCCGTATTTTTGAACGCGGGGATATTCAGTTACGTATACATACATAGCGGCTTGCCCCGCCCGGAAGTCCACAACGTTGGAAAGTACATCCGGTACGGCGTCCCCATGGTACCGGCGGCTCTGTCATCCTCCCTGCTGGCTGACATCGACAAATACTTTCTCCTGTTCTTACTCGGCCCAGCACCTGTTGGGATATACAGTGTCGCTGAAAGAGTCTGCAAACCGATCGTGAACCTGACTGGGATCTTCAACTCCACACTGTATCCCACGATCGCAAGCGCCTGGGACCAGGGAGATTACGAAGTGATAGAGAAAGCGTACGAGTACATTTTCCGGTATTATACCATTTTAGCATTTCCAGGTGCGGTAGGATTGGTCCTCGTCGCCGAGCCATTGTTGAATATAATATCCACCACCGAAATAGCTCGACAGGCCGTCCCACTTGTGCCGATCTTCATTCTTGGTTACTTCCTCAAAGGATATGACAACCCATTGAGGTACATTCTGACCTCCGTCGAACGAACACGAACTATTGGGATTGCAGTCACCTTATCGCTGCTCGTAAATGTGATCCTGAATCTCACGTTGATACCGACGATGGGACTGTCAGGAGCGGCAATCGCAACGTTATCAGCACAGGGAGTTCTATTCTTTATGATCCTGTACGTCTCGTTCCAAGAAGTCAGATTCGAGATTCCGTGGATCACCTTGGTCCGCTGTTCTGTAGCAACGGTAGTGATGGCAGTCATCCTGATGCTACTCGATTTAGGAAACTCTCCAGCATCGGAGATGCTTCTCGACATAGGAGTTGGGGGACTCTCCTATTTCGCGGTGTTGTTCCTCATCGGAGAGTTCTCAAGTGAAGACATCAAACTGGTGAGAGAGAAACTCCAGAGCAGTTTGCAATTTTAG
- a CDS encoding alkaline phosphatase family protein, with amino-acid sequence MYSLDQLIRGLKQTKESPNVLFRELNKNYHGLRSGKQYNKYGMDIMDAEWDTLIILDACRYDLFEEQNTIAGDLDQRTSRGSHTSQFLYGNFNGRELLDTVYTTASPQLRSRRDEIDVTFCDVNNAWDSSYWDEDDGTVPPDRMTEACIESFSEYPKKRHIFHYIQPHYPFLVSEIGDSTRGIGEDHAEGYNLWNSIFRGKLDADIESIHESYEKNFELVLDSIEELLEMDLGRVVVTSDHGNMLGERARPVPIREWGHPSRIYTDELVAIPWLEVEGCGSREIEEVETSESEASDGDQVEDRLESLGYL; translated from the coding sequence ATGTACTCCCTTGATCAACTCATCCGTGGACTCAAGCAAACTAAAGAGAGTCCCAACGTCCTATTCCGGGAACTGAACAAGAACTACCACGGCCTCCGGTCCGGGAAGCAGTACAACAAATACGGGATGGACATCATGGACGCGGAGTGGGATACGCTGATCATCTTGGACGCCTGTCGCTACGACTTATTCGAAGAGCAAAATACCATTGCAGGTGACCTCGACCAACGGACCTCCCGTGGGTCACACACTTCACAGTTCCTCTACGGGAACTTCAACGGCAGAGAACTGTTGGACACGGTCTATACGACGGCGTCCCCCCAACTCCGTTCACGTCGGGACGAGATCGACGTGACGTTTTGTGACGTGAACAACGCCTGGGACAGTTCCTATTGGGACGAAGACGACGGGACAGTTCCCCCGGATAGGATGACAGAGGCCTGTATCGAGTCGTTCAGCGAGTATCCGAAGAAACGCCACATCTTCCACTACATCCAACCGCACTATCCCTTCTTAGTGTCCGAGATCGGCGATTCCACGAGGGGGATCGGTGAGGATCACGCCGAGGGCTACAACCTCTGGAACAGTATTTTCCGGGGGAAATTAGACGCCGATATCGAGTCAATCCACGAGTCGTACGAGAAGAACTTCGAACTCGTACTTGATTCGATAGAGGAACTACTTGAGATGGATCTCGGGCGGGTTGTCGTCACCTCCGACCACGGGAACATGCTCGGTGAGCGGGCTCGTCCAGTTCCGATACGTGAATGGGGCCACCCCTCACGAATTTACACGGATGAGCTCGTAGCCATCCCCTGGCTCGAAGTCGAAGGCTGTGGCAGCAGAGAGATCGAAGAAGTCGAAACGTCGGAGTCCGAAGCGAGCGACGGAGACCAGGTCGAAGACCGACTCGAATCGCTCGGCTATTTATAG
- a CDS encoding IS5-like element ISHut1 family transposase, with protein MTSEFRLFTRVTVAKAKSVVANPDEPADPEGGGGFAEWAMLTLHALRIELGKSYRAAVDLLSEMPGVLEEIGLTRLPHYTVLRTWFARIPTTTWRAFLGASAEKRTGHAAIDSTGFDRDQPSRHYANRTNYRVRALKVTALVDVETLYITDIHSTTSKKHDAKIGPQVARRNAGDLRSLAADRGYDAKTFRDELRENGIRPLIKHRIMNPLDHAHNARMDGDRYHQRSMSETVFSSIKRTLGAAVRARSWWLEFREMLLKATVYNLRRSVRYP; from the coding sequence GTGACTTCGGAATTCCGTCTCTTCACCCGTGTTACGGTCGCTAAGGCTAAATCAGTTGTCGCTAACCCGGACGAACCCGCCGACCCCGAAGGGGGTGGCGGGTTCGCCGAGTGGGCGATGCTCACGCTGCATGCACTCCGCATCGAGCTGGGCAAATCCTACCGCGCCGCGGTGGATTTGCTCAGCGAGATGCCAGGCGTCCTCGAAGAAATCGGCCTCACGCGACTGCCTCACTACACGGTTCTCCGCACGTGGTTTGCCCGGATTCCGACTACAACGTGGCGTGCGTTTCTCGGCGCGTCAGCCGAGAAACGCACTGGCCACGCTGCTATCGATTCGACTGGCTTCGACCGCGATCAGCCGAGCCGTCACTACGCCAACCGCACGAACTACCGCGTTCGAGCGCTGAAAGTCACTGCTCTCGTGGATGTCGAAACGCTGTACATCACCGACATCCACTCGACGACCTCGAAGAAACACGATGCGAAGATCGGCCCGCAGGTCGCCCGGCGCAACGCCGGCGACCTGCGGAGCCTCGCTGCTGACCGAGGCTATGACGCGAAAACCTTCCGCGACGAACTCCGTGAGAACGGTATCAGACCGCTGATCAAGCACAGGATCATGAACCCGCTCGATCACGCGCATAACGCCCGCATGGACGGTGATCGGTATCATCAGCGCTCCATGTCAGAAACCGTCTTCTCCTCGATCAAGCGCACGCTCGGCGCTGCCGTGCGTGCGCGCAGCTGGTGGCTGGAATTCCGTGAAATGCTGTTGAAAGCGACCGTCTACAACCTTCGCCGAAGCGTGAGATATCCGTGA
- a CDS encoding SDR family oxidoreductase, whose protein sequence is MHILVTGGAGFIGGHLAEQFVTDGHDVVVLDNLDPFYDLDIKRHNIDIAREAAEAGDGSYEFIEGDVRDADLVTELVTDADYVYHQAAQAGVRPSVEDPRKYDEVNVDGTLNLLDACRDTGIERFVMASSSSVYGIPRSLPYEETHPTTPVSPYGASKLAAERYAMAYSQVYDLSAVALRYFTVYGPRMRPNMAISNFVSRCMNGEPPIVYGDGTQTRDFTYIDDVVDANISLLDTDAADGQVLNIGSTDNIEIRTLAEEIRDQLAPERELVYEERHDADAEHTHSDITRARELLGYEPSHTIREGVEEFVGWYQDNRGWYESLVRK, encoded by the coding sequence ATGCATATTCTTGTCACCGGCGGCGCGGGCTTTATCGGCGGGCATCTCGCCGAACAGTTCGTCACTGATGGCCACGATGTCGTCGTTCTGGACAACCTCGATCCCTTTTACGATCTGGACATCAAGCGCCACAACATCGATATCGCTCGCGAAGCTGCGGAGGCTGGAGACGGCAGTTACGAGTTTATCGAAGGCGATGTCAGGGACGCCGACCTCGTGACGGAGCTTGTCACCGACGCCGACTACGTCTACCATCAGGCTGCCCAGGCTGGCGTCCGACCGAGTGTGGAAGATCCGCGGAAATACGACGAGGTCAACGTTGATGGAACGCTGAATCTGCTCGATGCCTGTCGGGACACTGGCATCGAACGGTTCGTTATGGCCTCCTCGTCGTCAGTCTACGGCATCCCGCGGTCGCTGCCGTACGAAGAGACCCATCCGACGACGCCAGTTTCACCCTATGGGGCTTCGAAACTGGCTGCCGAGCGCTACGCGATGGCCTATAGCCAGGTGTATGATCTGTCGGCCGTTGCGCTACGGTACTTCACAGTTTACGGGCCGCGGATGCGCCCGAACATGGCTATCTCGAATTTCGTTTCCCGGTGTATGAACGGCGAACCGCCGATCGTCTACGGCGACGGTACTCAGACCCGTGATTTCACCTATATCGACGATGTTGTTGACGCGAATATTTCGCTGTTGGATACCGACGCTGCAGACGGTCAAGTGCTGAACATCGGATCGACGGATAACATCGAGATCCGGACGCTTGCGGAGGAAATTCGGGATCAACTCGCGCCAGAGCGGGAACTAGTGTATGAGGAGCGTCACGACGCCGATGCCGAGCATACACATTCGGATATTACACGTGCTCGGGAACTGCTCGGATACGAGCCCAGTCACACCATCCGTGAGGGTGTCGAGGAGTTCGTTGGGTGGTATCAGGATAATCGTGGCTGGTACGAATCGCTGGTTCGTAAATGA
- a CDS encoding Cdc6/Cdc18 family protein produces the protein MTEEDATNIFETGDIFANRELVRVGHVPQLERVVGRDDEVAAIGRALGPATAGGPPETTIVYGKTGTGKSLVTRCVSRRAHDEARKHNVSFQHAYVDCSDYQTAAKASREMATELASNLGAGHDIPRVGIAASDYRDIAWELLAEYDVDSFVVILDEIDKLDDDELLRSLSRARESGKSDSHIGAMCISNKIEFRERLNERIDSSLQDNELVFDPYDAGQLKEILEHRTDAFEDGVLEQGVIPKVAALAAKEHGDARKAIDTLYEAGRLAEKEGTRTVSVEHVDDAVRQAEVNRFEKLVSGTTPHVKYILHALALLTTDNPEQEGFRTHRIYTLYTKLVERDGNDPLSEDRVYRLLKEQSFLGITESNHTGGGQGGGSYLEHRLLRAPEIVIQALDDSAGD, from the coding sequence ATGACTGAAGAAGACGCAACAAATATCTTCGAGACAGGGGATATCTTTGCGAACCGAGAACTCGTGCGGGTTGGTCACGTACCACAGCTTGAACGAGTCGTTGGCCGGGACGATGAAGTCGCGGCGATCGGACGAGCACTCGGGCCCGCGACCGCCGGTGGGCCACCCGAAACAACGATCGTCTACGGAAAAACGGGGACGGGGAAGTCACTCGTTACGCGGTGTGTCTCCCGGCGGGCTCACGACGAAGCACGGAAACACAACGTGTCGTTTCAGCACGCCTACGTTGACTGTTCGGATTACCAGACTGCTGCCAAAGCCAGCAGGGAGATGGCTACCGAGCTTGCGTCGAATCTCGGCGCTGGTCACGATATTCCGCGGGTTGGCATCGCTGCATCTGATTATCGCGACATCGCCTGGGAGTTACTTGCGGAGTATGATGTTGACTCCTTCGTCGTCATCCTCGATGAGATCGACAAACTGGACGACGATGAACTCCTTCGGAGCCTCTCACGGGCTCGTGAGAGCGGCAAGTCCGATTCGCATATCGGCGCGATGTGTATTAGCAACAAGATCGAGTTCCGCGAACGCCTCAACGAGCGCATCGACTCTAGCTTACAGGACAACGAGTTGGTGTTCGACCCGTACGACGCCGGACAGCTCAAAGAGATTCTGGAGCATCGAACGGACGCCTTCGAAGATGGGGTATTAGAACAGGGCGTCATTCCAAAGGTTGCTGCACTTGCCGCCAAAGAGCACGGAGACGCCCGAAAAGCGATCGATACGCTGTACGAAGCGGGACGACTCGCGGAGAAAGAGGGGACCCGGACTGTCTCAGTCGAGCACGTCGATGACGCTGTTCGGCAAGCTGAGGTCAACCGCTTCGAGAAACTGGTCAGCGGAACGACGCCCCACGTAAAATACATTCTACACGCGCTTGCCCTGCTCACCACAGACAACCCCGAACAGGAAGGGTTCCGAACGCACCGAATATACACGCTCTATACGAAACTCGTCGAACGTGACGGCAACGATCCGCTATCCGAAGATCGTGTCTATCGGCTCCTGAAAGAGCAGTCGTTTCTGGGGATCACCGAATCGAACCATACCGGTGGCGGTCAAGGTGGAGGAAGCTATCTCGAACACCGACTGCTACGAGCGCCCGAAATCGTGATCCAGGCGCTCGACGATTCTGCGGGTGACTGA
- a CDS encoding winged helix-turn-helix domain-containing protein, with protein MATSDADWDAPLDMGGEAFELLRSPRKAWIYTYVHHHSATTVQEIVETLELPQRTVYDYIDDLEAADLLEQSNDGRPAEYTAHEIDLQLVAGDAEQRITVALVEAVARRIRDDDIDTYIDRHGLDGLAVALEYAHEYADGAVTHHIMAREQALSPLEAGVILDALRPIIED; from the coding sequence ATGGCGACAAGCGATGCAGACTGGGATGCGCCACTTGATATGGGTGGCGAGGCGTTCGAGCTTCTCAGAAGCCCTCGCAAGGCATGGATCTACACCTATGTTCACCATCACTCGGCGACGACGGTCCAGGAGATCGTCGAAACGCTTGAGCTCCCACAGCGTACTGTCTACGACTATATCGACGACCTCGAAGCCGCGGACTTACTCGAGCAGTCCAACGACGGACGACCGGCGGAATATACAGCTCACGAGATCGACCTCCAATTGGTTGCAGGCGATGCCGAACAACGAATCACAGTGGCGTTAGTCGAGGCGGTTGCCCGTCGGATACGGGACGACGACATCGATACGTACATCGATCGACATGGACTTGATGGACTCGCCGTCGCACTCGAATACGCTCACGAGTACGCCGACGGCGCTGTGACGCATCACATCATGGCTCGTGAACAAGCACTCTCTCCACTGGAAGCAGGCGTCATTCTTGACGCACTCCGCCCGATCATCGAGGATTGA
- a CDS encoding winged helix-turn-helix domain-containing protein, with the protein MTDLRDEYPSGWRILTQHSSVGYMIDALMDAPEYHFSKSELADLAGVSRQSVHTHLPLLRRLDIVRVVDDSSPEEYTLNSGDEFVRELHRLNGLVNAKLDA; encoded by the coding sequence ATGACGGATCTCCGTGATGAGTATCCAAGCGGCTGGCGTATCTTGACTCAACATAGCAGCGTCGGCTACATGATCGATGCCCTGATGGACGCCCCTGAGTATCACTTCAGCAAGTCCGAACTCGCGGACCTGGCTGGGGTGAGTAGACAGTCCGTTCATACCCATCTCCCATTGCTTCGCCGGCTCGACATCGTGCGGGTCGTCGATGACTCCTCCCCGGAGGAGTACACGCTCAACTCCGGTGACGAGTTCGTCAGAGAACTCCATCGGCTGAACGGACTGGTAAATGCGAAGCTCGATGCCTGA